ATGGCAATATATACTGGTGCTGTTAAAAATCTCTTCGGACTTATACCGGGTGGGAAGAAGGCTGAGATGCACTTTAAATATCAAGAAGTTGACAGATTCATGGATATGCTTTTAGACATTCTTGAAGCAACAAGACCAATTCTTGGAATAATAGATGGAATAGTTGCTATGGAAGGAGAAGGTCCATCAGCAGGTAATCCAAAAAAACTTAATGTGCTAATTGTGTCTGATGATTTATTAGCAGCCGATTATATAGCATGCAAGATTATTGGTCTTGATATTGAAAGAGTTCCTTTACTCAGAGTAGCTGAGGATAGAGGCTTGTTAGAAGTGAATAATATTGAGGTTATTGGAGATAATATTGACCATTTTATTGCAAAAGATTTTAAGATTCCAGACAGCAGTGGAATTTCGTTTTTAGAAAACAGAATTCCCCAACCTATAAAAGATGCTCTAAATAACCTTATGACACCCAAACCTGTATTTAACAGAAACCATTGCATTGGTTGCAAAGAATGTTTTAATGCTTGTCCTGCCCAAGCTATCGAAATGAAAGAACGAAAGGCATATGTGGATTTATCAAAATGTATAAAATGCTATTGCTGCCATGAGTTATGTCCTGCTAAAGCAATTACTATTAAAAGGTCATTTTTGTTTGAAAAGATATTAAAGTAAAGTACGTATATGAAAGGAGGAAGCTGTGTTAAAAAACACAGCGTAACAATATGAATGTTGAATACATTAACCCATTCATATTAGCAAGCCAACAAGTTCTTAAACAAATTGCTAATATTGATCTTACTCTGGGGAAGGTATTTATTAAGGAAACAACATATCAGGTTGATCAGATTGTAGTTATTATAGGAATGACAGGGACAATTAAAGGCCAAGTTAACTTCTGTATGAATAAAGATACAGCTCTTTATATTGCTTCACAGATGATGGGGGGATATCTGGTAGCAGAGTTTGATGAGATTGCAAAAAGTGCAATTGGTGAGATGGCTAATATGATAATGGGTAATACATCAACCATATTTTCGCAAAAGAATATAATGATAGATATAACACCACCTTCTATTCTTATGGGTGAAAATATGGTAATTAGCCTTTCTCATATGGTAAATATTTGTGTGCCACTTCATATGAACAATGGCCATAAGATTGATATGGACGTAGCAGTTATAGAATAATATCGAAAGGGGAAGAATATTACAAAAGATGGCAATAAATATTGTATTGCATGAACCAGAAATTCCATACAATACAGGCAATATAGCCAGGACTTGTGCTTGCACAGGTAGTAAGCTTCATTTGATTGAACCTCTTGGATTTTCAATAGAGGATAAATACTTAAAAAGAGCAGGACTTGATTATTGGCAGTATTTAGATATAAAGATTTATAAAGATCTTAATCACTTTTTTGAACAAAACAGGGATGCCAATATATTTTATTTTTCAACAAAAGGGAAACAGGACTATACAAAAGCAACATATTTAGATGGATGCTATCTAATGTTCGGTAAAGAGACAGCAGGGCTTCCAAAATGGCTTATTGAACAAAATATCCATAAAACTTTTAGAATACCAATGATAAGCGATGTAAGGTCATTAAATCTTTCAAATGCAGTTGCAATAGTTTGCTATGAGGCTTTACGTCAGCTTGGTTTTCCTCAAATGGTATAAATTATTTTAAGGAGAGATCATATATGGGTGTTACAATAGTTACTGATAGCACGGCTGATTTAAGCCTTGAGATGCTAAATTCGTATGGAATTAGAATGGTACCTTTAACTGTTTACTTTGACGAAGAAAGCTACAAAGATTGGATAGAACTAAAACCACTAGAGTTTTATGACAAGCTTGATAAAAGCGTTAACCTTCCAAGGACATCTCAAGTGAACCCAGACCAGTTTATTGAAATATACAAAGAGGAACTTGAGAAAGGCAATGAAGTTGTTTCAATACATCTTTCGTCAAAGCTTTCAGGCACATATAATTCTGCTTGCATTGCAAAGGATATATTAGAAAGTGACAAAATATATCCAATAGATGGAAGAACAGCATCCATTGGGACAGGTGTTTTGGCAGTTTTAGCAAAAAGGATGGCAGATATAGGGAAATCAGCACAGGAAATTGCACAATATATAGAAGAAAAAAAGAAAAATATCAGACACATATTTGCAGTTGAGACATTGGAATACCTCAAAAAAGGTGGAAGAATAAGTCCAGCTAAAGCAACACTTGGGAATATCTTAAATATAAAACCTATTCTTCACCTTGTTGATGGCGTTGTCGAGCCTTTTGACAAGGTAAGAGGTATGAAGAGAGCCTTACCAAGAATAATTGAAGAGGTAAAGAATAAAGGGCTTGATTTAACTAATCAGCTTTGTGGATTTTCATATGCAGGTGAACTTAGTGATGCTGAAGAATATTTAAACACAATAAAAAAAGAGCTAAATCCCAAAGAGGTTATCTTTACACAGATAGGAAGTGTAATTGGAACATATGTTGGCAGAGGGACAATGGCTTTTATATTTTTTGAAGAATAATTAAATGAGGTGCAACAGAAATTGATAGTAAAAGACAAGGTATTTGATGTACTATTTAATGTAGAAAGACCAGGAAGATATACTGGAAATGAAATAAATATGGTAGTAAAGGACAAAGACAAGGTTGATGTCAGATTTGCTTTCTGTTTTCCTGATCTTTATGAGATAGGAATGTCTCATTTAGGACTAAAGATTTTATACCACATGCTTAATGAAAGAGAAGATATCTACTGTGAAAGGGTATTTTTACCTTGGTTTGACATGCAAGAGATAATGAAGAAAAACCAAATACCCATATTTAGCTTAGAGACATATTCAACAATTGATGAGTTTGATATTATAGGATTTACACTACAATATGAAATGAGCTATACAAACCTTCTTAAGGTGTTAGAATTAGGTAATATTCCACTAAGAAGCAGTCAAAGGGATGAAAACTATCCCATTGTGATAGCTGGGGGACCATGCAGTTTTAATCCTGAACCTCTATCATCATTTATTGACCTTTTTGTATTAGGCGAAGGTGAAGAGGTTACATTAGAGCTTATTGATTTATACAAAGACTATAAACAAAAGAAATACAAAAAAGAAGAGTTTTTGATAAAAGCATCACAAATTGAAGGGATATATGTTCCATCACTTTATGATGTTTTATATACAAAGGAAGGAACAATAAAAAGCATAACTCCAAAATATAGTGGAATTCCTAAGATAGTAAAGAAAAGAATTATAAAAAATCTTGAGAATGTTTATTTTCCACAAAAGATGATAACCCCTATTATTGAGGTTGTTCACGATAGGGTAACCTTAGAAATCTTTAGGGGTTGTGCAAGAGGATGCAGATTTTGCCAGGCTGGATATATTTATAGGCCAGTTAGATTTAAAAACAAAGAATCACTAAAAGCAACAACAATTAATTTGATAAAAACCTCTGGCTCAAATGAGGTGTCATTAAGCTCGCTTTCAACAAGTGATTACCCAGATGTTGAACTTCTTGCAAGAGATATATTAAGGGAGATTGAACACAAAAAGGTAAATCTTTCGCTACCATCATTGAGGCTTGATTCAACAACTTTGGAACTATTAAGAGAAATAGACAAAGTAAGAAAGCCAACACTTACATTTGCACCAGAAGCTGGAACACAAAGGCTTAGGGATGTAATAAACAAAAACATAACAGAAGATAATATATTCTCAACAATACAAACAGCCTTTGAAATGGGATTTGGCAATGTAAAACTCTATTTTATGTTGGGGCTTCCAACTGAGACAGATGACGATATTTTAGGCATATATGATATTGCAAAAAGGATAAAAGACATTTATACAAAAACAGCAAAAAGATTTAGGCTAAGCCTTGGGATATCAACATCATTTTTTGTTCCAAAAGCACACACACCTTTTCAATGGGAAGGACAGATTACAATTGAAGAGATGCAAAGAAAAGCAAGATTCTTAAAAGAAAAATTGAAAAAAATAAAAGGTGTTGATTACAGTTATCATGATTATTACCTCTCAAAGATGGAAGCGGTATTTTCAAGGGGAGACAGAAGGCTTGATGTAGTTTTAGAAAATGCCTTGAAATTAGGTTGCCAATTTGACAACTGGAGCGACTACTTTGATTTTTCAAAATGGGAAGAGGCTTTCAAAAATGCAGGAGTAGACTATTCATTCTACTCAGATAGAATAAGGGACCATGATGAGATTCTCCCGTGGGACATTATTGATAGCGGTGTTGACAAAGAATTCTTGATAAAAGAACATAAAAAGTCAAAGGAAGCAAAAACAACACCATCATGTTTTGACAAATGTTCTCTATGCGGTGCTACAACATTCAAAGGAGGAATATGTTTTGCCAAGGTATAGATTTTATTTTACACGGGAGAGGGAGCAGTCATTTATATCTCATCTTGATATGATGAGACTTATGGAAAGAACATTTAGGATAGCTGATATTAAGCTTAAATTTTCAGAAGGCTTTAATCCACACCCTAAAATTACTTTTATACTTCCTATGTCTGTTGGTTTATCTACAAAAGGGGATATTTTTGAGATTGAGTTAGATCAAGAGATAACTGATGAAAAGATTGATACTATTAATAATATACTTCCAAAAGGTATCAGAATATTGAAAATAGAAAATGCTATTAATAAAATAGAAGTAAATGGTTTTATTAGCAGAGTTGTAACAAATTCAGAGCCTTTTAATAAAAATCTTTTTTTAAAATTTTTGGAAGGTGATATTATAATAATAAAAAAAGATAAACCAAAAAATGCAAAAGAATTTATTAATACTGCAGATGTTATATTTGATAAGTATACTGAATTTCTTTTTGATATTAGAGTAATAAAACAAAGCTTTATAAAGCCAGAGGAGATTGTAAAAAAATTCATAGAAGACTTTAATATTAACTCAAGTATTTTATATGTAATTAGGGAGAAAATAAATTTTCAAAGGGGGATATGATGTTTTGTGAGATAATTGTTGATGTAAGGTTTGACCAAACGAGAGTGGCTCTTTTGGAGGACAAGGAACTTGTAGAGGTATACATCGAAAGAGAGAACTCAAAGAGCATTGTAGGCAACATCTACAAAGGTGTTGTTGAAAACATCTTACCTGGTATGGAGGCAGCATTTATTGATATTGGCCTTGAGAAAAATGCCTTTTTATATCTGGGTGATATGAATAGAATAGAGTTTTCGGATAATGAGGATGTTATAGAATTAAAAGAGATTCCGACAGCTTTAAGGGTAGGACAAGAGCTTGTTGTTCAGGTTGTGAAAGAGGCTTATGAACAAAAAGGCCCGAGAGTTACAACACAAATAACACTTCCGGGGAGGTACTTAGTGTTACTTCCAAACACAGACTATGTGGGAATCTCAAAGAGGATAGAGAATGAAGAAGAGAAAAACAGGTTAAAAAAGATAGCTCATCAAATTAAGCCCAAAGGCATGGGGCTAATTGTTCGAACTGTTGCAGAAGGAAAATCACAAGAAGATTTAGCAATGGATTTAGATTTCTTGTTGAAGATTTGGGAAAGGGTGAAACAAAGAAGCACATCATCAGCACCGGTATTGATACACAAGGATTTAGATTTGATTTTTAAATCAGTAAGAGATGTATTTACAAATGAAGTTGACAGATTTGTAATAAACGATAGAAAACAGTACAACAAGGTTGTTGAGTTTTTATCAACCTTTGCACCAAACTTAAAGAGTAAGGTGGAATATTTTAATCTATCTGCTGATATCTTTGAATATTTTGGGATTGAGCAAAAGCTGTTAAAGGCATTGTCTAAAAAGGTTTGGTTAAAAAGTGGAGGGTATATAATAATTGACCAGACAGAAGCATTAACAGTAATAGATGTAAATACAGGTAAATTTACAGGGAAAAATGATGTTTCTGAAACTATATTAAAAACAAATTTGGAAGCAGCAGTTGAAATAGCAAAACAGATACGACTAAGAGATATAGGTGGTATTATAATTATCGACTTTATTGACATGAGGCATCAAGAACATCAAAAACTTGTGTTAGATACATTTAAAGAAGCAGTCAAAAAGGATAAAACTAAGACTGTAATTGTAGGTATTACACCACTTGGACTTGTTGAGATGACTCGTAAGAAAGTTCGACAAAGGCTATCATCTGTAATGATGGAAGATTGTCCTTATTGTGGTGGTACAGGGAATATATTTTCAAGAGAGGCAACTGCATTCAGAGTGTTAAAAGAAGCTGAGTGGTATTGCAAAAATAAAGTAGAAAAGAATATATTTATTGAGATTCACCCAAAGGTATGTGATGTTTTGAGAAAGGATGATAAAGATAAGTTTAAGGAATTAGAAGAAAAATATCAAAAAAAGATATATCTTAAGGTATCAAGCAATATTCACATAGATAGCTTTGAGATACAAGCAATAAATGATGAGGATCACTATATGGCACTTTGTAAAGCACTTTATGAGGGTGATGAGGTTTTAGCCTTTGTAGAAGAGGTAAATGACTACAACAAGAGCAATGCCAATGCTTATGTAAATCAAAACAAGATTGAGCTTGAGAATGCAGCAAATCTAATTGGTGAAAAGGTTTTTGTGAAAATTGAAAAGATTTTTTCTACTGAATCTAAAGGGAAAATACTTGAGATATGTGAAGATAAGGAAAAAGAATCAGCTTCCTTTTAAAATAGTTGAAAAATTTTCTACATTTTAATAAAATATAAGAGCAAAAATTTTAACTGGAGGGAATTTAATGATAGAAGCAGGCGATTTTCGAAGAGGATTAACAATAGAATACGAAGGGCAGATCTTTCAGGTAGTTGAATTCTTACATGTAAAACCTGGAAAAGGAGCTGCTTTTGTTAGAACAAAACTTAAGAATATAAAGACAGGTGCAGTTTTAGAAAAGACATTCAGACCAGATGAAAGAATGCCTCAAGCTCATATTGAAAGAAAAGAAATGCAATATCTTTATAATGACGGAGAATTATACTACTTTATGGATATAGAAACATATGAACAGATTGCCTTAAATAAAGACCTCATTGGAGATGCATTAAAGTTTGTAAAAGAAAACATGAATGTTATTGTTCTTTCACACAATGGTTCAGTTTTTGGAATTGAGCCACCAAGATTTGTTGAGCTTGAAATTATTGATACAGAGCCAGGCTTT
The genomic region above belongs to Caldicellulosiruptoraceae bacterium PP1 and contains:
- a CDS encoding TIGR03936 family radical SAM-associated protein; its protein translation is MPRYRFYFTREREQSFISHLDMMRLMERTFRIADIKLKFSEGFNPHPKITFILPMSVGLSTKGDIFEIELDQEITDEKIDTINNILPKGIRILKIENAINKIEVNGFISRVVTNSEPFNKNLFLKFLEGDIIIIKKDKPKNAKEFINTADVIFDKYTEFLFDIRVIKQSFIKPEEIVKKFIEDFNINSSILYVIREKINFQRGI
- the trmL gene encoding tRNA (uridine(34)/cytosine(34)/5-carboxymethylaminomethyluridine(34)-2'-O)-methyltransferase TrmL, producing the protein MAINIVLHEPEIPYNTGNIARTCACTGSKLHLIEPLGFSIEDKYLKRAGLDYWQYLDIKIYKDLNHFFEQNRDANIFYFSTKGKQDYTKATYLDGCYLMFGKETAGLPKWLIEQNIHKTFRIPMISDVRSLNLSNAVAIVCYEALRQLGFPQMV
- a CDS encoding ribonuclease E/G codes for the protein MFCEIIVDVRFDQTRVALLEDKELVEVYIERENSKSIVGNIYKGVVENILPGMEAAFIDIGLEKNAFLYLGDMNRIEFSDNEDVIELKEIPTALRVGQELVVQVVKEAYEQKGPRVTTQITLPGRYLVLLPNTDYVGISKRIENEEEKNRLKKIAHQIKPKGMGLIVRTVAEGKSQEDLAMDLDFLLKIWERVKQRSTSSAPVLIHKDLDLIFKSVRDVFTNEVDRFVINDRKQYNKVVEFLSTFAPNLKSKVEYFNLSADIFEYFGIEQKLLKALSKKVWLKSGGYIIIDQTEALTVIDVNTGKFTGKNDVSETILKTNLEAAVEIAKQIRLRDIGGIIIIDFIDMRHQEHQKLVLDTFKEAVKKDKTKTVIVGITPLGLVEMTRKKVRQRLSSVMMEDCPYCGGTGNIFSREATAFRVLKEAEWYCKNKVEKNIFIEIHPKVCDVLRKDDKDKFKELEEKYQKKIYLKVSSNIHIDSFEIQAINDEDHYMALCKALYEGDEVLAFVEEVNDYNKSNANAYVNQNKIELENAANLIGEKVFVKIEKIFSTESKGKILEICEDKEKESASF
- a CDS encoding DUF362 domain-containing protein, with the protein product MSKVVLLECQDYDSDIIKEKLLYAFRLLNIDLNKFQSFLLKPNLLMKKKPEEATTTHPAVVKAIGSILMDLKKDVVLADSPGGPYTQRRLEGVYTASGLKNVCDELGIKLNYDISSSVLRYNKGVMLKNIDLIKPFFNSQALISLAKLKTHRMAIYTGAVKNLFGLIPGGKKAEMHFKYQEVDRFMDMLLDILEATRPILGIIDGIVAMEGEGPSAGNPKKLNVLIVSDDLLAADYIACKIIGLDIERVPLLRVAEDRGLLEVNNIEVIGDNIDHFIAKDFKIPDSSGISFLENRIPQPIKDALNNLMTPKPVFNRNHCIGCKECFNACPAQAIEMKERKAYVDLSKCIKCYCCHELCPAKAITIKRSFLFEKILK
- a CDS encoding chemotaxis protein CheX; this encodes MNVEYINPFILASQQVLKQIANIDLTLGKVFIKETTYQVDQIVVIIGMTGTIKGQVNFCMNKDTALYIASQMMGGYLVAEFDEIAKSAIGEMANMIMGNTSTIFSQKNIMIDITPPSILMGENMVISLSHMVNICVPLHMNNGHKIDMDVAVIE
- a CDS encoding TIGR03960 family B12-binding radical SAM protein; its protein translation is MIVKDKVFDVLFNVERPGRYTGNEINMVVKDKDKVDVRFAFCFPDLYEIGMSHLGLKILYHMLNEREDIYCERVFLPWFDMQEIMKKNQIPIFSLETYSTIDEFDIIGFTLQYEMSYTNLLKVLELGNIPLRSSQRDENYPIVIAGGPCSFNPEPLSSFIDLFVLGEGEEVTLELIDLYKDYKQKKYKKEEFLIKASQIEGIYVPSLYDVLYTKEGTIKSITPKYSGIPKIVKKRIIKNLENVYFPQKMITPIIEVVHDRVTLEIFRGCARGCRFCQAGYIYRPVRFKNKESLKATTINLIKTSGSNEVSLSSLSTSDYPDVELLARDILREIEHKKVNLSLPSLRLDSTTLELLREIDKVRKPTLTFAPEAGTQRLRDVINKNITEDNIFSTIQTAFEMGFGNVKLYFMLGLPTETDDDILGIYDIAKRIKDIYTKTAKRFRLSLGISTSFFVPKAHTPFQWEGQITIEEMQRKARFLKEKLKKIKGVDYSYHDYYLSKMEAVFSRGDRRLDVVLENALKLGCQFDNWSDYFDFSKWEEAFKNAGVDYSFYSDRIRDHDEILPWDIIDSGVDKEFLIKEHKKSKEAKTTPSCFDKCSLCGATTFKGGICFAKV
- the efp gene encoding elongation factor P translates to MIEAGDFRRGLTIEYEGQIFQVVEFLHVKPGKGAAFVRTKLKNIKTGAVLEKTFRPDERMPQAHIERKEMQYLYNDGELYYFMDIETYEQIALNKDLIGDALKFVKENMNVIVLSHNGSVFGIEPPRFVELEIIDTEPGFKGDTASNTTKPAKVETGAIIQVPLFINVGDKIKIDTESEEYLSRV
- a CDS encoding DegV family protein; translated protein: MGVTIVTDSTADLSLEMLNSYGIRMVPLTVYFDEESYKDWIELKPLEFYDKLDKSVNLPRTSQVNPDQFIEIYKEELEKGNEVVSIHLSSKLSGTYNSACIAKDILESDKIYPIDGRTASIGTGVLAVLAKRMADIGKSAQEIAQYIEEKKKNIRHIFAVETLEYLKKGGRISPAKATLGNILNIKPILHLVDGVVEPFDKVRGMKRALPRIIEEVKNKGLDLTNQLCGFSYAGELSDAEEYLNTIKKELNPKEVIFTQIGSVIGTYVGRGTMAFIFFEE